The Pseudomonas sp. MH9.2 genomic interval CTATGCACTCATGCCCATTGGCGCGAACGCTGTTGTACAGGAGCCCCCATGATTTCTCCTCACGGAGCTTTTTGGCAAATGCTTGTGCGGGGCTATAGTTGGCAGGATCAGGGTCATGCAGGTGAGCAAAGCCTGCGCGAATATCGTGCATCGGCTTGACGACCTTGTTCACGTAGGTGCGCATGGTCAGCTCGACATCCGGTTCATTGGTCGCAGCGAGGAATCGTTCCTGGTGGAAGCTGGTCTCGGCGATGGCTGCTCTTTGGCTGCTGGCCGCGTAGTAGATACCGAACGTTCCATCGGTGAACCGACTGATCTTTCCAATATGCGTGAACGCGGCCATAACAGGCGTTGAACCGTGTCCGGATACTCGGTCTTCAGGGGCTACCCGGCTGATAAGGCCCACTTCCTCGGCCAGTCGGTCATTGGTCAGAGACTCCAGTGCATACGACATTTGCAGCTCAGCAGGATCCAGGATGTCTTCGAAGAGGGTGATCGGCGGGAACGAACTGCTGATCACACGGTAAGCACTGTCCCACACGGGTATCTCCAACTTCTCAGCCATTATCCGCGGACCCCATCCAGATAACGGCGAACATCTGCAATATCGACCACACGACCGGCCAGCATGTATTTCAGCGCCGTCTGACCGTTGAAGGGGGCAGCCGTGTTCGGACTGTTGACCCAGGCATACACGCGGTCGCGGTTATTGCTGAATATGATGCTGAGCGCCTTGTGAATGCCCATCAGGTAAGAGATGCGCTCCAGCGTATCGTGCGGCAGCCGCACGCTTGGAATGCGTCGGTATTTGTAAAAGGTCGTGGTGCTGATCGACCCCAGCAATGCACGCTGCTGATCGACTGAGCAGTTCCAGTGTTCCATGAGACCGAAAAAAAACTTCAGCGCGACCCGCCCGGCCTCTGGGCTGTCAATGTCATGTGTAGCGCTATGGGCGTGGCTTGCCGTGACCATGAGGACTCTCCTGAGAGATAAATTACTAATCCCAGTGTATTACGCATACGAAAATAAACAAGCCATGTGTACGCATGCGTAAGCTATTGGCGGGCGACTGGATTGAATCAGTTAGCCAGATCACCCTCAAGGAGCATCTCAACGACTTCATCGTCCGCTGGGCGCAGAGATGCCAGATGATCGGATTGGAGCTTTAAGACCTTTCCACGTGTCATTTTCCAACGTGGTACTGGTGCCATATCCCAAAAGAGCTATCTCCTTATGGATAGTTCCCTTGTCGTCCGCTTGTAATACCGTTGGCGTCACTGTCAGTGACTCCCCGCAGGCTGGAGAGTGGCTGACCATAGTGCATGACCAGCGCCCGAGCACGGACCATGCTCCAGTAGTACGATTTAACGCCCCTGCGAGTACAGCTACCGTGCATGTCGCTCGGGAGGCGGCCGGGTGCAGATATACCCTGACAGTCACGCTCAGTCGGACATCGTTTTCTGTTTCTCACCGTGGCGCGCTAACAGGACCTGCCCATCCCAATCTGAATCTGCGGCTCCTTCGCTCCGGGGGATAAGTCGCCCTCCGTCAAGAGCGGCGGCTAGCGTGTTGCGCGGTGCATTCACATCGGACTGTGTCGACGTCAACGTGATGAGGGATAGTGGATGATAGAAACGCTCCTCCACAACTGAACCCATCCAGAGCGGTACGGTACGTCCGTTCGTGAGTTCGAAATCGACGACCCACATTCGAAGCACGAGGCGTGAACGGGTAAGTGCTCCATCACTATTTGGTCGAACGAGCGTCAGGCTGGGGAGGCGGCCACTCGCGAAAAGTGGAATAACCGGAAGGCCTGTTGGGTCGGCTGGGGCGGTAAGCCAGTTCAGGGCATCCACCGGTGTCCAGTCCGCCGAATTAAACCATCCGTTGCGCTGCAGGGCATCTTGCAAATCCTTCAGGCCTCCGGCCCACTGGAACGTCAGCGGCTCATTCGTCTCGCCAGTGAGATCGATACGCCGTGCCGGCAGTTGCTGCCAACCCGACGCCCACCAATCGGTGGCAGCCATATACGGAGTTCCCACCTTGACGGCGTAGCGGTCGCTGTCGGTCGCATGACTGTTATAGATATTGAGTCCTCCGGTAAGAATCAGAGCTGAACATCCGGCCGCGAGTAGGCTTCTTGGCTCAAGGCGCCTGGCTTGGCGTCGCAGGTAGGACAGTCCGAGCAGCGCGAGCCACGCGGATCCGAATGCCAGTCCCCCGAGCACGTCGGAAAGCCAATGCGCACCAAGGTAGAGGCGTGAGAATGCAATCAGAAACACCAGGGTTGCCGCGCCGAGAGCAACCACGAGACCCCATGCCGGGCGGACCTCGCGCGCGATGAGAAATGCGAGGAAACCGTAGAGCACGACATTGACCGTGCTATGGCCACTGGGGAAGGAAAATGTGCTCCATCCAGAGTAGAGAAGCTCACCGGGTCGAGTTCGATGCAGCGCAACTTTTATGACAGTGTTAAGAACCGAAGCGCCGGCAATCGCAACCAGCCAATAGGCTGCTGTACGCCAGGCGCGTTGCCACATCAGCCACAGCAACACAACAATCGTGACCGCTATCACAACCTTGGTGTCTCCGAGCTCTGTAACAGCGATCATCACCGCATCGCCTGGCACTGTACGAAGATCCTGAAGAGCGTGGTATATCGCGCTGTCTGCGAGCAGCAAGGGGTCACCGGTGACGACATCCTCAAGGATGCCAAGGAAGAGCCAGGCTGCTCCGACGAGAAATACAGCCGACAACGCGAGAGTCCGTGCTTCGGGTCGTGAAGGATCAAGTAAATGGGTGAGACTGCGGCTCAGTCGGGTGTCGTGAGTGCCAGCCCAGCGCTGCAGCCGCCCTAGTGCGTCGATGAAGAAAGGGACGCCGCGACGCACCGTAAAACGTACGATATGCAGGAGCGCCCAGCCCATTGCGAGTAGAACGACCAGCAGGATCGAGAGCGGCTTTGCGGCTGCACCGAGAATACTGAACGTTGCACCGAGGAGCACACCGGACAGAATATGCGACGGAGCCCAAGCGAGCGCCGAGGCAACATTGACGGCATAGAACCGACTGACCGCCATTCCCATCATGCCTGCGAGGAGTGGAATGAAGGCGCGGACGCCCGGAACGAAGCGCGCTAGAAACACACTTTTGGCGCCGTGACGCGTAAAAAATGCCTCGCTGCGTTCAATCAGTTCAGGATGCCGGTTCAACGGCCAGAAACCAAGAATCTCGCGCTGGTATCGATGCCCGAGCCAGAAGGAAAGACCATCGCCTGCTATGGCGCCTAAACTGGCGGCGACCAGCAATGGCCAGAGCAATAACACGCCACTCGGCACCAAGGCACTGAGCGCAAGGATCACGGCTGTGCCTGGAACGACGGCACCGATAATAGGGACTGATTCGGAAAGCGCCAGAAGAAACACCGCCAAGTAGGCGACATGCGGATGCGCCGTCAGGAACTCGATGACCGATGAGACCAAGGACGTCATCATTCGTAGGCTGCCTGTAGAGTGCCGGTGATGAAGCAACCAAGGTGCATATCTTCCCGATTGGCTGCGCAACCATTATGAAGCCGGTACCACGGCAGCGAAACTCCACGGCGAGTTTTTAAAGCGTACAAAATGCAGGGGCAACGTTGGTAAAACCAATAAATTGAGTGCAGTTGAGGTCACTAAACCATCCGTGCACCGGTTCCGACGCAGATCACATTCGCCAGAGGTGATCACCGGAAGGCTACGTTTCAGGATTGCCTCGTCGCTCAGCGATTTTCATCGTCCCAGTCCACCGGATGAGTCAACAGATAGCTGCTCACGGCGGCACCTACAGTCGGAAAAAACGCGTGCTCGCCAAGCCGTGCGAACAGCCCAAAACGCTTGAGCTTGTCCTTGACCGGGTCTTTCATTTCAGCAACGCACAACTCGATTTCAGCAGCGTGCAGGGTTTCGATCAATTCAGCCAGCATGTCGGCAGACGTCACGTCCACACTGGTGACCGGCTCCGCCGCAACGACCAACCAATACACGGGAGTAGGGGAGGCAGCCACCGCATCCAGCACTCGATCCTGGAACAGCTCGGCATTGGCGAAAAATAAGGGGGCGTCCCAGCGAAACAGAACCAGCCCTGGGATCAGGCGTGCGCCTGGATAGCGCTTGAGGTCATGGTAGCCCTGAACGCCCTTGACGCGTCCAAGAACCGCTGAATACGGACGCCAGCCATCCCACAGGAATTCGATGACGGCAATCACGATCGCAAGGCCAATGCCCTGAATCGCGCCGAACACGGCCACGCCAACCGTACAGACAATTGACAGCCAGAACTCCCAGCGCTGGATGCGATAAATTCGCTGCAGGTCGCTGATCTCGATCAAGCCAATGGCCGATGCAATTACCACAGCAGCCAATGCGCTGGTGGGTAGATGCTGCAGCATGTCTGGCGCCATCACCAGCAGCAAGGCCACGGCAAGCGCGCCGACGACGCCGGTCAGCTGGGATCTCGCGCCTGCCGCCTCGGCCACAGGCGTACGTGACGAACTGCTGGAGATGGGAAGGCCCTGAAAGAGTCCTGCGGCCAGGTTCGCGATGCCAAGCCCCACCATTTCCTGGTTCGGGTCGACATAGGTGCGGGTCCGCGCCGCATAGACACGCGAGAGTACGCTGGTGTCGGCGAACGAAATGAGGGCGACGGCGCAACCGCCGATCAGGACGGGGACGATATCGGTGGTTTTGATCCAGGGGATGGCGAACGCAGGCAGGCCTTGCGGAAGGGAGCCAAGGGTCAGCACGCCAGCGCGCGCGTCAAGGCCCAGCACGCCAACGACAACGGTCGCCCCTGCCACGGCGATCAGAATGCCAGGCAGGCGCTGGTTGCCCTTGAGCAGCAGGATTACTGCCAGTGTGACCGCACCGACCATGAACGTGGTCCAGTTGGTCTTTCCCTCCACCACCTCTGTGGCGATGGCCCACAGGTTTCTCAGCGGGCCGTCGGTTTCGATCGAAAAGCCAAAGAGTTTGGGCAGTTGGCTGATCAATACGGTCAGGGCTATTCCGTTCATATACCCGTAGCGGATTGGTTTGGAAAGAAGCTCGGTGACGAAGCCAAGACGCGCTACCCCGGCCAGGATGCATACCGTTCCCGACACGATTGCCATCATCCCCGCAAGGACGACCGCACGCTGTGGGTCGCCGCCGGAGAGTGGCAGGATGACGGCGAGGATGACTGCAACCAATGAGGAGTCTGGGCCCAGCACGAGTATCCGACTAGGCCCGAACAACGCGTAAGCGAGTAGCGGGACGATGGTCGCGTACAGGCCATAGATGCCGGGGAGGCCTGAAGCTTGCGCGTAGGCGATGCCGACAGGCACCAGCATTGTGGTCAGCACCAGTCCGGCCATGATGTCGTGCCGCAACCAGGCTATTTGGTATCCGCGCAGCGTGTTGAGCCCCGGGATCCAGCGACCCCAACCGGCCTGATCGCCCGCCTTCACTCGCAGTGCAATCCGCCCCGATTCCGGGAGGGGGGGCGAAGAATTAGAATCGCTCATAAAGCCGTGGCCCCCCAGGTGAGCAGCACTGATGCGTTGAAGTAAGGGCAATCGCGCTTTGAATTGCTGAAAAAAGCATAGCTGCTCGCGCAGCGTACGCTTCAAAGGCTTCGGTGAACATCTTGCGCGGGCAATGGAGGTCAAGCGTTGAATCGAGTTGTTTTCGATCAGCGCGACGCTCGCGATGGACGCATAACATTAAGCGTTGAAATCAGAAAGGTGTGTTGCCCGAACGGTTAAGTAGAGCCTCTGACTTGTTGCTTTTTGAGTGGTTTAAAGGGGCAGGAATCAGACCATCAATTGAGTTCAAGCTGTCCGCTAAAGGCGGCCCGCCACCGCATTGGCTATGCTTCGTCGAGATATCACACCTCGACGATTTCCCACATGGCTGGGGGGCGCAAAAGCGTCAGTAGTGCCAGTCGCAAATGCGGCAAAGGAGCACTCGAAATGGCATCTAGAACAGGTCGATCCAAAGGCAAAGAGGTCAGCAGTGCCGCTGAAGCACCAGCCACTGACGCTGCACAAAAAAAGGCGACAAAGAAGGTACAGAAAAGCGACGTCGGTAAAGCCACTCCAAAGTAAACCTCATCTGCTCGCACTTCCGGAGCGGCTCAGGTGCGCGTGTTGAATGTCAGGCCTGACGGGCTGGACTTCCGAGACAGCATGTATGTCCCCACCTTGGTGGAGGTTCCGATACGAAGGGAACTCAGCGACTACCAGAAGGCAGGTGTACCGATTCTGGACCAAGGGCGTGAGGGCGCCTGTACCGGATACGGTCTTGCGACAGTTGCGCACTATCTCTTTCGTACCCGTAAGTACCAATCTGACCAGACTCAGGTGAGCCCACAGATGTTCTACGACCTGGCCCGTCGCTACGATGAGTGGGCCGGTGTGGACTACGAAGGTTCAAGTTGCCGTGGCGCAATGAAGGGTTGGTACAAGCACGGCGTTTGTACGGCAGCGCAATGGCAGTCCAAAAGCAAGGTGCCGGCGCTGACCGAAAAACTTGCGCAAGAGGCGGCATTACGTCCGCTGGGCGCATATTTCCGTGTCAATCATACGGATATCGTGGCCATGCACGCTGCAATCGCCGAGGTCGGCGTGTTGTATGCTAGCGCCACTGTACATGCCGGATGGAGCGAGGTCAGTGCTGACGGCTATATCCAGCCGTCATCGGATATCCTCGGTGGCCATGCCTTCGCGATCGTGGCGTATGACCAGGACGGCTTCTGGGTTCAGAACTCCTGGGGGGAGGCTTGGGGCCTCGGAGGGTTCGGTCGCGTGCGTTATGACGACTGGCTCACTAACGGGTTGGATGTCTGGGTAGCGCGGCTTGGCGCCCCCATCAACGTGACAGCGGTGGCGCGTATTGCCAGCCCGACAATCGGTACTGCGGCGGTGTCTTCCAGTGAGACGCTCAGGGAAATTCGGCCGCATGTCATCAGCATCGGCAATGATGGCGCGCTCGACCCTCGCGGCGACATTGGCACCACGCTCGGCAGTGTGCGCGAAATTCTCGACGTGGACTTTCCACGAATCACCGAGAAGTGGAACAAAAAGCGCATCGTCGTCTATGCCCACGGCGGGCTCGTCAGCCAGGCCAGCGCGATTGAAACGGTCGCGGGCTATCGACAGACCCTGCTTGATGCAGAGTGCTATCCACTGGCATTTATCTGGAAAACCGACTATTGGACCACCCTGAGCAACATGCTGGCTGACGCAGCCCGGCGCCGGCGCCCCGAAGGCGTCCTGGACGCAACAAAGGACTTCATGCTCGATCGTTTGGACGATGCTCTGGAACCCATTGCGCGCCTGCTGACTGGCAAATCCGAGTGGGATGAAATGAAGAAAAACGCGCTGCTTGCCACCGTTAGTGCCGAGGGTGGTGCACGGGTGGTAGCCGAGGGGCTCGCGGTGCTTGCGAAACAGGGCGTAGACATCCATCTGGTGGGACACAGTGCCGGGAGCATTTTCCTCGCGCCGCTGGTGCAATACCTAGTGTCAAAGGGTGCCATGAATAGTGGTCCGATGGCAGGTAGCAAGGTGGACGGACTTGGAGCAACGGTTGCCAGTTGTCACCTGTGGGCGCCAGCCTGCACTGTGAAGCTGTTCCAAGAGACGTACCTGGAACCCATCCGTGATAAGCGCATTGGGCAGTTCGGCCTGTTTACCCTGACGGACCAGGCCGAACGCGATGACAATTGCGCGCATGTCTACAACAAGTCTCTCCTCTACCTGGTGTCCGATGCCTTCGAGGATCAGGTCCGCATCCCACTCATTCGTCCCGATGGTGAGCCGATTTTGGGCATGGAGAGTTTCATTCGAAGCGATCCGGCACTCAGCGGGCTGTTCCAGTCGGGAGCAAACGCTGATTGGGTGCGTGCGCCCAATGACCTGCCAAAGGGTAATCAAAGTGCCTCCCAGGCGCGGCATCATGGCGACTTCGACAATGATGAGGCCACCGTCCGGGCCACACTGGCTCGCATACTGGGTCAGCGCCAAACGCCCCAGTCCATGGCTATTCCGCAATCAACTTCCGAGCTGGCGCAGCGCCGGCGGCAGGTGGACCGGGCCAGCACAATCGGACGCCGGTAGCTGTCCACAGGCCTCTTGTGCCAGCGCGATTTCAAGGTGTTGAGTCTGAGGATACGTCTGGGCGCGCTTCCACACATCAATCAACTCTTTGGCAGGGATGCCTCACTCCAGATGCGTTGAGTGCAGTGCGGAACCAATACTCACGCATCTGCATTTCAGGCCAGAGTGTTAAAAAATGTTATTTTAAAAAATAACTTCACATAATCAGATCATTGATAGATTATCTGACCAGCCTTTACGACAACCTGAAAACAAGACAAAACAGGATTGCCTCGATGTTCGACAAGGACCCTATTCACGCGTTGAGCGACAGCATCGCGGGCAACGCTTACGCCCTCAATGCCCTGAATAATCTCTACAACGTGGCCTGCCGTCTGCGCCTTACTGGCGCGGAATAAGCCGCTGTTTCCCTTTGGAGTACCCCATGAATAACAAAAATGTCGGTGTGGTTGGTTTGGGCGCGATGGGCCTGGGCATTGCTCGTTCGTTGTTGCGTAGCGGTTTCAATGTGCATGCCTGTGATGTGCGCGCTTCAGTGACGGAGCAGTTTGCCAGCGAGGGCGGCGTAGCCTGCTCTTCGCCATCTCACATGGCCGCTGAGTGTGACGTGATCATTACCGTTGTGGTGAACGCTGACCAGACCGAGGCAGTATTGTTTGGAGAAGGAGGGGCCGTGGCCGCGCTGCGTCCTGGCAGTCTGGTGATCGGCTGTGCCACCGTGGCGCCGACCTATGCCGTGGATTTGGGACAGCGCCTGACTGAGAAGGGCCTGCTGTATCTGGATGCACCGATCTCCGGTGGGGCGGCCAAGGCTGCTGCGGGTGAGATGACCATGATGACCTCGGGCCCGGCGGATGCCTATGCCAAGGCCGAAGCGATTCTTCAGGGCATGGCCGGCAAAGTCTATCGCCTGGGTGACGTTCATGGTTTGGGCTCGAAGGTCAAGATCATCAACCAGCTCCTTGCCGGGGTGCATATCGCGGCCTCTGCCGAAGCCATGGCGTTGGGCTTGCGTGAAGGGGTCGATGCCGACGCACTTTACGAAGTGATCACCCACAGCGCTGGCAACTCCTGGATGTTCGAAAACCGCGTGCCGCACATTCTCAAGGCCGACTACACGCCGTTGTCGGCGGTGGATATTTTCGTCAAGGACCTGGGCCTGGTGCTGGATACCGCGCGGGCCAGCAAATTCCCGCTGCCGCTGTCGGCCACTGCTCACCAGATGTTCATGCAGGCTTCCAGTGCGGGCTTTGGTCGTGAGGACGACTCGGCGGTGATCAAGATATTCCCGGGTATCGAGCTGCCGACAGCCAAGCCTGAGCCTGTTTGAGGAATGCACCATGAACACATTCACTGCACGGCCATTGCTGGGCTGTATCGCCGACGACTTCACGGGTGCCACGGACCTTGCCAACATGCTGGTACGCGGCGGTATGCGCACCGTACAAAGCATCGGTATTCCGAGTGCTGACGTCACTACCGGGCTAGACGCCGATGCGATCGTCATTGCCCTGAAATCACGCACCATTCCCGTCTCCGAAGCGGTCGAGCAATCCCTTGCGGCGCTGGCGTGGTTACGTGAGCAAGGCTGCGAGCAGATTTTCTTCAAGTACTGCTCGACGTTCGACTCCACCGCAGCCGGCAATATCGGCCAAGTCAGCGAAGCGCTGCTGGCCGCGCTGGACAGCGACTTTACCCTGGCCTGTCCGGCGTTCCCGGAAAATGGTCGGACCGTTTTTCGCGGTCATTTGTTTGTACAGGATCAGTTGCTCAGCGAGTCCGGCATGCAGCATCACCCGTTGACGCCGATGACCGATGCCAATCTGGTTCGGGTTCTGCAATCGCAGACCGGCCTGAATGTCGGCCTGTTGCGCTACGACACTGTCTCTCAAGGGGTCGACCAGGTGCGTGCGCGCATCGCCGAATTGCGGGCCCAAGGTATCGGCATGGCAATCGCCGATGCCTTGTCGGATAAGGATTTGTACACCCTGGGTGCCGCCTGCGCCGATCTGCCGTTGTTGACTGGCGGTTCGGGATTGGCGTTGGGCTTGCCCGAGAACTTCCGCCGCGCCGGCAAACTGCGTGACTTTGACGCCTCGAAGCTGCCGGCGGTGTTGGGCGGTGAAGTGGTATTGGCCGGTAGCGCCTCCGTGGCCACCAATGGTCAAGTGGCAGCCTGGCTCGAAGCCGGTCGGCCAGCCCTGCGGATTGACCCATTGGCTTTGGCAGCTGGCGAACCCGTAGTGTCCCAGGCATTGGCCTTCGCCCGGAACAACGAGCAGACGGTATTGATCTACGCCACCAGTTCGCCGGAAGAGGTCAAAGTGGTGCAGCACCAACTGGGTGTCGAGCAGTCTGGCAGTCTGGTTGAGAACAGTTTCGGTGAAATTGCGCAGGGTTTGCGCCAGAGTGGCGTGCGCCGCTTTGTGATCGCAGGGGGAGAAACCTCGGGTGCCGTGGTTCAGGCGCTGGGTGTGCAGTTGCTGCAGATAGGCGCGCAGATTGATCCGGGTGTGCCGGCGACTGTCAGCAACACGGATGAACCACTGGCCCTGGCACTCAAATCGGGCAACTTCGGCAGCCGGGATTTCTTCAGCAAAGCCTTGACGCAACTGGCGGGAGGCGCGCAATGAGCAAGGAAAACGCATTGCGCGAAGAAATCTGCGAGGTTGGCCGTAGCCTTTATCAGCGCGGTTACACCGTCGGCAGCGCAGGCAATATCAGCGCCCGCCTGGAGGATGGCTGGTTGATAACGCCGACGGATGCCTGTCTTGGGCGCCTCGATCCAGCGACCATCGCCAAGGTCAATCTGGCTGGCGAATGGGTGTCCGGAGACAAACCTTCAAAGACTCTCGCGCTGCATCGCCAGGTCTACGACCGCAACCCGGGCGTCGGTGGCGTGGTGCATACCCACTCCACCCATTTGGTGGCGTTGACGCTGGCGGGTGTCTGGCATCCAGACGACATTTTGCCGCCCTTGACGCCATATCAGGTCATGAAAGTCGGGCACATCCCCTTGATTGGCTACCAGCGACCGGGCTCGCCGAAAGTCGCAGAGCAGGTCGCGCAGTTGGCCAATAGCGTTCGTGGCGTAATGCTCGAAAGGCTGGGTCCTGTGCTCTGGGAGAGTTCGGTATCCCGCGCAAGCTATGCCCTGGAAGAGCTTGAGGAAACTGCCCGGCTCTGGTTGATGAGCAATCCCAAGCCTGATCCGCTGGACCGGGCTGCGCTGGATGAGCTGCGAGAGATTTTTGGTGTGCACTGGTAGAACGCAGATTTAACACGGTAGATCGATAAAGCAGGCCCTGTCCCGGGGACTCGCAACGAGCCTCGAGGGCTCCGGCTGGCCTGACAAAACAATAACAATAGGAAATCCAAGCATGACTAACCTTCACTGCGGCATTTTCAGATTCAGTGGCAGAACCGTTTCGTTCACCCGGCGTGGGGGGCTTCTGAAATGAGCCCGCTATTCCTGATGATGACCGCCGGACTAGGGATAGCGCTGTTGTTATTCCTTGTGCTCAAGTACAAGTTCCAACCCTTCGTGGCGTTGATGCTGGTGAGCATTCTGGTGGCGTTGGTGGCCGGAGTGAAGCCGGCCGATCTGGTCGCTACCATCGAAGGCGGTATGGGCAAGACCCTGGGCCATATCGCGATCATCATTGCCTTGGGCGCGATGATTGGGCGGATCATTGAGCTTTCCGGCGGTGCCGAGGCGTTGGCCAAGACCCTGATCACGCGCTTCGGTAATCGACGTACGCCCCTGGCGCTGACGGTTGCCGGGTTTATGGTCGGGGTGCCGGTGTTCTTTGAAGTCGGCGTAATCATCTTGATGCCACTGGCCTATGGCGTTGCCCGCACTGCGCGTAAACCGCTGCTGGTGTTTGCGCTGCCGATGTGTGCGGCCTTGCTGACCGTCCATGCCTTCCTGCCGCCACATCCAGGCGCAGTTGCCGCTGCCAGCCAGTTGGGCGCCGATTTGGGTCGGGTGCTGATGTTCGGCCTGCCAATGACTGCGCTGCTGTGCTACATCGGTTATCGCGTAGCGGGGCGCATGACCCGTCGGGTGTACCCAATGACCGATGATATTCGTGCCGAAGTGTATGGTCCGCATGTCACCAACGAGGATCTGGCTGCTTGGTCCAATGGCAACGGCAAGAGCATTGAACGCGCCGCTGTGGCCGCGTCCCACATGGGCCTTGAAGAATCCACCAACAGCATTGTTTCCAAACTGCCACCAGCTCCACCACCAGGTTTCGGTTTGATTGTCAGTCTGATCTTGCTGCCGATTATTTTGATTTTGCTGGGTACGCTATCGACTTCGTTGCTCCCGCCCGAGTCGACCCTGCGCGGGATCATGACTGTGCTTGGCGCGCCGCTGGTGGCGCTGCTGCTGGACACTTTGTTGTGTGCCTGGCTGCTGGGATCGCGTCGTGGCTGGAGCCGCACTCAGGTGTCCGACGTGATCGGCTCGGCGTTGCCCGGTGTAGCGATGGTGATCTTGATTGCCGGTGCTGGCGGTGTATTCGGCAAGGTGCTGGTGGATACCGGCATCGGCGCAGTGGTCTCCGATATGTTACGCACCACCGGTCTGCCGGTGCTCGCTCTGGGCTTTCTACTGACCATGCTGTTGCGCGCGGTCCAGGGGTCGACCACGGTGGCCCTGGTGACCACTGCTGGTATCATCAGCCCACTGATTGCGACCCTCAATCTGACCCCGAACCACATGGCTCTGCTGTGCCTGGCCATGGGCGGTGGCGGGTTGGCAATGTCCCATATCAATGATGCCGGCTACTGGATTTTCACCAAACTGGCTGGGTTGAGTGTGGCCGACGGCCTGCGTACCTGGACCGTATTGACCACATTGCTCGGTACGCTGGGTTTCTGCATTACCTTGCTGATCTGGCCTTTTGTCTAACCCTCTATCCAAGGAGCTACCATGCCTCGTTTTGCTGCCAACCTCAGTATGCTCTACCCGGAACATGAGTTTCTGGATCGCTTCGCCGCTGCAGCCGCCGATGGTTTCGAAGCGGTGGAGTATCTGTTTCCCTACGATTACAGCGCTCAGGAACTCAAGCAGCGCTTGAGCGACAACGGCCTGGTGCAGGCGCTGTTTAATGCGCCGCCCGGCGATTGGGGGGCCGGCGAGCGGGGCACGGTGTCGTTGCCGGGCCGTGAAAGCGAATTTCGCAGTGGTTTTGATCGGGCGCTGGAATACGCCGCGGTGCTGGGTAACTCACAAATTCATGTCATGGCTGGCCTGCTGCCCTCCGAGAATGACCGGGCTCGGCATCACGCCATTTACCTGGAAAACCTGGCCTACGCGACCGCCCAGGCGGTCAAAGTCGGGGTCACGGTGTTGCTGGAGCCCATTAACACCCGAGACATGCCACGCTTTTTCCTTAACCGACAGGATCAGGCGCAAGCCATCTGCAAGGAAGTGGGCGCCAGTAACCTGAAGGTTCAGTTCGACTGTTACCACTGCCAGATTGTCGAAGGCGATTTGGCCAGCAAATTGCGACGGGATTTTAACGGTATTGGCCAT includes:
- the ltnD gene encoding L-threonate dehydrogenase, yielding MNNKNVGVVGLGAMGLGIARSLLRSGFNVHACDVRASVTEQFASEGGVACSSPSHMAAECDVIITVVVNADQTEAVLFGEGGAVAALRPGSLVIGCATVAPTYAVDLGQRLTEKGLLYLDAPISGGAAKAAAGEMTMMTSGPADAYAKAEAILQGMAGKVYRLGDVHGLGSKVKIINQLLAGVHIAASAEAMALGLREGVDADALYEVITHSAGNSWMFENRVPHILKADYTPLSAVDIFVKDLGLVLDTARASKFPLPLSATAHQMFMQASSAGFGREDDSAVIKIFPGIELPTAKPEPV
- a CDS encoding C1 family peptidase is translated as MRVLNVRPDGLDFRDSMYVPTLVEVPIRRELSDYQKAGVPILDQGREGACTGYGLATVAHYLFRTRKYQSDQTQVSPQMFYDLARRYDEWAGVDYEGSSCRGAMKGWYKHGVCTAAQWQSKSKVPALTEKLAQEAALRPLGAYFRVNHTDIVAMHAAIAEVGVLYASATVHAGWSEVSADGYIQPSSDILGGHAFAIVAYDQDGFWVQNSWGEAWGLGGFGRVRYDDWLTNGLDVWVARLGAPINVTAVARIASPTIGTAAVSSSETLREIRPHVISIGNDGALDPRGDIGTTLGSVREILDVDFPRITEKWNKKRIVVYAHGGLVSQASAIETVAGYRQTLLDAECYPLAFIWKTDYWTTLSNMLADAARRRRPEGVLDATKDFMLDRLDDALEPIARLLTGKSEWDEMKKNALLATVSAEGGARVVAEGLAVLAKQGVDIHLVGHSAGSIFLAPLVQYLVSKGAMNSGPMAGSKVDGLGATVASCHLWAPACTVKLFQETYLEPIRDKRIGQFGLFTLTDQAERDDNCAHVYNKSLLYLVSDAFEDQVRIPLIRPDGEPILGMESFIRSDPALSGLFQSGANADWVRAPNDLPKGNQSASQARHHGDFDNDEATVRATLARILGQRQTPQSMAIPQSTSELAQRRRQVDRASTIGRR
- the otnK gene encoding 3-oxo-tetronate kinase gives rise to the protein MNTFTARPLLGCIADDFTGATDLANMLVRGGMRTVQSIGIPSADVTTGLDADAIVIALKSRTIPVSEAVEQSLAALAWLREQGCEQIFFKYCSTFDSTAAGNIGQVSEALLAALDSDFTLACPAFPENGRTVFRGHLFVQDQLLSESGMQHHPLTPMTDANLVRVLQSQTGLNVGLLRYDTVSQGVDQVRARIAELRAQGIGMAIADALSDKDLYTLGAACADLPLLTGGSGLALGLPENFRRAGKLRDFDASKLPAVLGGEVVLAGSASVATNGQVAAWLEAGRPALRIDPLALAAGEPVVSQALAFARNNEQTVLIYATSSPEEVKVVQHQLGVEQSGSLVENSFGEIAQGLRQSGVRRFVIAGGETSGAVVQALGVQLLQIGAQIDPGVPATVSNTDEPLALALKSGNFGSRDFFSKALTQLAGGAQ
- a CDS encoding aldolase, which gives rise to MSKENALREEICEVGRSLYQRGYTVGSAGNISARLEDGWLITPTDACLGRLDPATIAKVNLAGEWVSGDKPSKTLALHRQVYDRNPGVGGVVHTHSTHLVALTLAGVWHPDDILPPLTPYQVMKVGHIPLIGYQRPGSPKVAEQVAQLANSVRGVMLERLGPVLWESSVSRASYALEELEETARLWLMSNPKPDPLDRAALDELREIFGVHW
- a CDS encoding SLC13 family permease, translated to MSPLFLMMTAGLGIALLLFLVLKYKFQPFVALMLVSILVALVAGVKPADLVATIEGGMGKTLGHIAIIIALGAMIGRIIELSGGAEALAKTLITRFGNRRTPLALTVAGFMVGVPVFFEVGVIILMPLAYGVARTARKPLLVFALPMCAALLTVHAFLPPHPGAVAAASQLGADLGRVLMFGLPMTALLCYIGYRVAGRMTRRVYPMTDDIRAEVYGPHVTNEDLAAWSNGNGKSIERAAVAASHMGLEESTNSIVSKLPPAPPPGFGLIVSLILLPIILILLGTLSTSLLPPESTLRGIMTVLGAPLVALLLDTLLCAWLLGSRRGWSRTQVSDVIGSALPGVAMVILIAGAGGVFGKVLVDTGIGAVVSDMLRTTGLPVLALGFLLTMLLRAVQGSTTVALVTTAGIISPLIATLNLTPNHMALLCLAMGGGGLAMSHINDAGYWIFTKLAGLSVADGLRTWTVLTTLLGTLGFCITLLIWPFV